A single Muntiacus reevesi chromosome 9, mMunRee1.1, whole genome shotgun sequence DNA region contains:
- the LOC136175291 gene encoding olfactory receptor 10A6-like, which yields MKRQNQSSVVEFILLGFSNFPELQGQLFGIFLIIYLLTLIGNAVIIVVICLEQSLHVPMYLFLQNLSVVDVSISAVIMPEMLVVLSNEKTSISFVSCFAQMYFILFFGGTECFLLGTMAYDRFAAICSPLNYPMIMNKRVFMKLVTGSWTLGFMLGTVQTTWVSSFPFCGPSEINHISCETPAVLELACADTFLFEIYAFTGTILIIMLPFMLIILSYIRILFAILKMPSTTGRQKAFSTCASHLTSVTLFYGTASMTYLQPKSGYSPETKKLMSLSYSLLTPLLNPLIYSLRNSELKRALIKLRQRKVDLHTF from the coding sequence atgaaaaggcaaaatcaaAGCTCTGTGGTTGAGTTTATCCTGTTGGGCTTTTCTAACTTTCCTGAACTCCAAGGGCAGCTCTTTGGGATTTTCTTGATTATTTATCTGCTGACACTGATAGGAAATGCCGTCATTATAGTTGTCATCTGCCTGGAACAGAGCCTGCATGTTCCCATGTACCTGTTCCTCCAGAATTTGTCTGTGGTGGATGTTAGTATCAGTGCAGTCATTATGCCTGAAATGCTGGTGGTCCTCTCCAATGAAAAAACGTCAATTTCATTTGTGAGCTGCTTTGCAcagatgtattttattcttttttttggtgggactGAATGTTTTCTCCTAGGGACAATGGCTTATGACCGATTTGCTGCAATCTGCTCTCCTCTGAACTACCCAATGATTATGAACAAACGAGTTTTTATGAAATTAGTTACAGGCTCATGGACTTTGGGTTTCATGTTAGGTACTGTACAAACGACATGGGTTTCTAGTTTTCCCTTTTGTGGCCCCAGTGAAATCAATCATATCTCTTGTGAAACTCCAGCAGTGCTAGAGCTGGCATGCGCAGACACATTTTTGTTTGAAATCTATGCATTCACTGGCACCATTTTGATTATCATGCTTCCTTTCATGTTGATCATTCTGTCTTACATTCGAATTCTCTTTGCCATCCTGAAGATGCCATCGACCACTGGGAGGCAAAAGGCCTTTTCCACCTGTGCCTCCCATCTCACATCTGTTACCCTCTTCTATGGCACAGCCAGTATGACTTACTTACAACCTAAATCTGGCTACTCCCCAGAAACCAAGAAGTTGATGTCCTTGTCTTACTCACTTTTAACACCTCTGCTGAATCCACTgatctacagtctgaggaacagTGAGCTGAAAAGAGCTTTGATAAAATTACGGCAAAGAAAAGTGGATTTACATACATTCTGA